The Nitrospirales bacterium genome includes a window with the following:
- the thiC gene encoding phosphomethylpyrimidine synthase ThiC, whose amino-acid sequence MSIPQRDLTNPTNGEASPAVEASTTPSAALTTKPFPASRKIYVTGSDPSIRVPMREIALTPTKGPNGAEPSPNPSVTVYDPSGPYTDPDVTINVRKGLAPLRREWVLARNDVEELPEVTSIYGRTRSQDPSLNAIRFALSRKPLRAKAGMNVTQMHYARQGIVTPEMEFIAIRENQARQEEEERSLANGHQPRGVVQHPGQAWGATIPSRITPEFVRDEVARGRAIIPSNINHPEVEPMIIGRNFLVKINANIGNSSVSSSIEEEVEKLIWSIRWGSDTVMDLSTGKNIHETREWIIRNSPVPIGTVPIYQALEKVGGKPEELTWDIYRDTLIEQAEQGVDYFTIHAGVRLAYVPLTASRMTGIVSRGGSIHAKWCLAHHQENFAYTHFEEICEIMKAYDVSFSLGDGLRPGSIADANDAAQFRELETLGELTDIAWQHEVQVMIEGPGHVPMHMIKENMDKQLETCKEAPFYTLGPLTTDIAPGYDHITSGIGAAMIGWYGCAMLCYVTPKEHLGLPNKEDVKDGVIAYKISAHAADLAKGHPGAQARDNALSKARFEFRWEDQFNLSLDPETARQYHDATLPDQAAKGAHFCSMCGPNFCSMKITQDVREYAGQLQVDEEEAIQIGLREKSKEFRKSGGELYL is encoded by the coding sequence ATGAGCATCCCGCAACGCGATCTGACCAATCCCACGAACGGAGAAGCAAGTCCAGCCGTTGAAGCAAGCACGACCCCGTCTGCGGCATTAACGACGAAACCCTTTCCAGCATCACGAAAAATTTATGTCACTGGATCAGATCCCAGCATTCGCGTCCCGATGCGGGAAATCGCTCTGACGCCGACCAAAGGCCCAAACGGTGCGGAACCATCTCCAAATCCTTCGGTGACCGTGTACGATCCGTCAGGTCCGTACACCGATCCGGATGTTACGATTAATGTTCGCAAAGGACTTGCTCCACTACGGCGTGAATGGGTCCTCGCGAGGAACGACGTCGAAGAATTACCGGAAGTCACCTCCATCTACGGACGTACCCGCTCTCAAGATCCAAGCTTAAATGCGATCCGTTTTGCCTTGAGTCGGAAACCGCTGCGGGCGAAAGCCGGCATGAACGTCACCCAAATGCATTACGCGCGTCAAGGGATCGTGACTCCTGAAATGGAGTTTATCGCGATTCGGGAGAATCAAGCCCGGCAGGAAGAAGAAGAACGTTCCCTCGCCAATGGGCATCAACCTCGAGGGGTCGTTCAACATCCCGGGCAAGCGTGGGGTGCTACGATCCCATCACGAATCACGCCAGAATTCGTCCGAGATGAAGTCGCGCGCGGTCGAGCCATTATCCCTTCCAACATTAATCATCCCGAAGTCGAGCCCATGATCATCGGCCGAAATTTTCTCGTCAAAATTAACGCGAATATCGGCAACTCATCGGTCTCCTCTTCTATAGAAGAAGAAGTGGAAAAGCTCATCTGGTCGATCCGATGGGGATCCGACACAGTAATGGATCTTTCAACCGGCAAGAATATCCATGAGACACGGGAATGGATCATTCGGAACTCTCCTGTCCCTATCGGAACGGTCCCGATCTACCAAGCATTAGAAAAAGTAGGCGGCAAGCCGGAAGAATTGACGTGGGACATCTATCGAGACACATTAATCGAACAGGCAGAGCAAGGGGTTGACTACTTCACGATTCATGCAGGCGTTCGTCTGGCCTATGTCCCTCTGACTGCCTCTCGGATGACCGGGATCGTATCAAGGGGTGGTTCCATTCACGCGAAGTGGTGCCTCGCCCATCACCAGGAAAATTTCGCATACACGCACTTCGAAGAAATCTGTGAAATCATGAAAGCCTACGATGTCTCGTTCAGCCTCGGCGACGGTCTGCGGCCCGGCTCCATCGCCGACGCCAATGACGCCGCGCAATTCCGAGAGCTCGAGACCCTCGGCGAGTTAACTGACATCGCCTGGCAGCACGAAGTCCAAGTGATGATCGAAGGCCCTGGACACGTCCCCATGCACATGATCAAAGAAAACATGGACAAGCAACTCGAAACATGTAAAGAAGCGCCATTTTATACATTAGGACCGCTCACCACGGATATCGCTCCGGGGTATGATCACATCACCTCTGGAATCGGCGCGGCCATGATTGGATGGTATGGCTGCGCGATGCTGTGCTACGTCACGCCCAAAGAGCACCTCGGCCTGCCAAATAAAGAAGATGTCAAAGATGGCGTGATTGCGTATAAGATTTCGGCCCATGCGGCGGATCTCGCCAAAGGACACCCGGGCGCACAGGCCCGTGACAATGCCCTCTCCAAAGCGCGGTTTGAATTTCGTTGGGAAGACCAATTTAATCTATCACTCGACCCGGAAACCGCTCGGCAATACCACGATGCCACCCTACCGGATCAGGCGGCCAAAGGCGCGCATTTCTGTTCAATGTGCGGTCCGAATTTCTGCTCGATGAAGATAACGCAAGACGTTCGTGAATATGCAGGACAATTGCAAGTTGACGAAGAGGAGGCCATTCAGATCGGTCTTCGGGAAAAGTCAAAGGAATTCCGCAAGTCGGGAGGCGAGCTGTATCTGTAA
- a CDS encoding EamA family transporter, which translates to MSWFLFALLAAFSESLKDLFSKKGLESVQPHVAALAASAFSFPILLGFFLFTSGIPLIGPRYWEALLWGGALNVLAFVQFMRALKASDLSFTIPFITFTPIFLLFSSPWLVGESPGSLGLLGILLIVGGSYILSVQGSNASLLAPFFAIVKEPGPRRMLSVAAIYGLTSNFDKIGVLNSSPLFWSLSINIFMVLGLFVTHLFIRAPLVKKGPHVNFPLLLLIGFFSATTLIAHNMALSTASVPAVIAIKRTSVLFAVLWGFWILREPNIRQRFFGATLMVIGIGLVAIAIDEGE; encoded by the coding sequence ATGAGTTGGTTTCTCTTCGCTCTGCTTGCGGCTTTTTCCGAATCCTTGAAGGATCTTTTTAGTAAAAAAGGATTGGAATCTGTCCAGCCCCACGTCGCCGCATTGGCCGCCAGTGCCTTTTCCTTCCCGATTCTTCTCGGTTTTTTTCTTTTCACGAGTGGAATTCCGCTCATCGGCCCACGATATTGGGAAGCCCTTCTATGGGGAGGAGCCCTAAACGTGCTGGCCTTTGTTCAATTCATGCGGGCACTGAAGGCCTCAGATTTATCGTTCACGATTCCGTTCATAACCTTTACGCCCATCTTTCTGCTTTTCTCTTCACCATGGCTTGTCGGTGAATCTCCCGGGTCGCTAGGACTGCTAGGAATTCTGCTGATAGTCGGAGGTTCGTACATTCTTTCCGTTCAGGGATCAAACGCCAGCTTACTCGCCCCGTTTTTCGCGATAGTGAAAGAGCCAGGGCCTCGAAGAATGCTCTCAGTCGCAGCTATCTATGGTCTTACGTCAAATTTCGACAAGATTGGTGTACTGAACTCATCGCCCCTCTTTTGGAGCCTTTCGATCAATATATTTATGGTGCTGGGCTTGTTTGTCACTCACCTGTTCATTCGTGCACCTCTGGTTAAAAAAGGCCCACATGTTAATTTCCCCCTACTTCTGCTCATTGGATTCTTTAGCGCCACGACGTTGATCGCTCACAACATGGCCTTAAGCACGGCAAGCGTTCCTGCCGTTATCGCCATCAAACGCACAAGCGTTCTGTTTGCAGTTCTTTGGGGCTTTTGGATCTTACGAGAACCCAACATCCGGCAGCGGTTCTTTGGAGCCACGCTGATGGTGATAGGAATTGGACTCGTGGCAATAGCAATAGATGAAGGCGAGTGA
- a CDS encoding transposase, with amino-acid sequence MARPLRIQYPGAVYHVMNRGLSRQLVFRDAHDYRALLAVLAETHDLWGVEVLAYCLMPNHYHLCLRTPEGNLSRVMRHVNSVYTQRFNRSHRRDGPIFRGRYKSILIDVETYLAAVIRYVHLNPVKAKMVKAPEQYVWSSHGQYVRPQSAFPWLAVDEVIQEYGSSHMFHEFVLSGNEGEVEAFYGAGRQSPILGTDRFQAKVVKNVRAFSREHPRYERKLARPSVKQVEKVVAKEFGVPVSVLCHGRRGVPNDARKAAMYLVKRLCDLTLQDTAREFGVSSYGVVGWACTQVKSKIQQDSRFRRRVAQVEKSFAV; translated from the coding sequence ATGGCTCGTCCTCTTCGCATTCAATATCCCGGCGCGGTCTATCATGTGATGAATCGGGGGCTGTCTCGCCAGTTGGTGTTTCGCGATGCTCACGATTATCGGGCACTTCTCGCGGTACTCGCCGAAACGCATGATCTCTGGGGAGTGGAAGTCCTGGCCTACTGTCTAATGCCCAATCATTACCATCTGTGTCTGAGGACACCGGAAGGCAATTTGTCTCGGGTGATGCGTCATGTCAATAGTGTGTATACACAAAGGTTTAATCGATCTCATCGGCGTGATGGCCCTATATTTCGTGGTCGGTATAAATCCATCCTTATCGATGTCGAGACCTATCTGGCTGCAGTGATTCGCTATGTCCATTTAAACCCGGTGAAGGCGAAAATGGTCAAAGCACCCGAGCAGTACGTGTGGAGCAGCCACGGCCAGTATGTGAGACCCCAATCGGCCTTTCCGTGGTTAGCCGTCGATGAAGTGATACAAGAATATGGTTCTTCTCATATGTTCCATGAATTTGTGTTATCGGGCAATGAAGGCGAAGTTGAAGCCTTCTATGGTGCCGGCCGTCAATCTCCAATACTGGGGACTGACCGATTCCAGGCAAAAGTGGTTAAAAATGTTCGGGCCTTTTCACGAGAGCATCCTCGCTATGAACGTAAGTTGGCTCGCCCGTCAGTCAAACAGGTAGAAAAGGTTGTAGCGAAAGAGTTCGGCGTGCCGGTCTCAGTGTTGTGTCATGGTCGTCGAGGCGTACCCAATGATGCTCGCAAGGCTGCCATGTATCTCGTGAAGCGATTGTGTGATTTGACTCTTCAGGACACCGCGAGAGAATTCGGTGTCAGCAGTTATGGTGTTGTGGGTTGGGCCTGTACGCAAGTGAAGAGCAAAATACAACAAGACTCTCGTTTTCGGAGGCGAGTCGCTCAAGTGGAGAAGTCTTTCGCAGTATAG
- the nadA gene encoding quinolinate synthase NadA, with protein sequence MKIIEEASIPITDYQDRSAEELYARITEAKKSLGGQVLVLGHNYQRDEVIVHADLRGDSLLLSKLAAERSEFPNVVFCGVHFMAETADILSRSNQTVILPDLAAGCSMADMAAIEQVDECWEALSLFMPVEEVVTPVVYVNSAADLKAFCGEHGGITCTSSNAKSVMEWAWSRREKILFFPDEHLGRNVANKMGFPKEEMIVWDPFQVNGGNSPEAIRKAKLILWKGHCSVHQMFQPEHVDYFRKQYPGIQVIVHPECHENVVNKADLVGSTEYIIQTVTKAPAGTTWVVGTELNLVNRLKAELTDKQVFFLSPMVCRCATMFRIDAAHLCWSMENLAQGQVVNQISVPTDEKVLAKVALDRMMALS encoded by the coding sequence ATGAAAATTATAGAAGAAGCTAGCATACCCATTACTGATTACCAGGACCGTTCAGCCGAGGAATTGTACGCCCGTATTACAGAAGCCAAAAAGTCGCTTGGCGGTCAAGTGCTCGTGCTTGGGCATAACTACCAACGTGATGAAGTCATCGTTCATGCCGATTTACGAGGAGATTCGTTGTTGCTGTCAAAGCTGGCCGCCGAGCGATCCGAGTTTCCGAATGTGGTGTTTTGTGGCGTGCATTTTATGGCGGAAACGGCGGATATTCTGAGCCGATCCAACCAGACCGTGATATTGCCGGATTTAGCCGCCGGATGTTCGATGGCCGATATGGCGGCGATTGAACAGGTGGATGAATGCTGGGAGGCGCTTTCCCTGTTCATGCCAGTTGAGGAGGTGGTGACCCCGGTCGTGTATGTCAATTCGGCGGCTGACCTAAAGGCCTTCTGCGGGGAACATGGCGGGATTACCTGTACGTCTTCTAACGCAAAATCTGTCATGGAGTGGGCTTGGTCGCGACGTGAGAAAATTCTTTTTTTCCCCGATGAACATCTCGGGCGAAATGTCGCCAACAAGATGGGCTTTCCCAAAGAGGAGATGATTGTCTGGGACCCGTTCCAAGTCAATGGAGGCAATAGCCCCGAAGCCATTCGCAAGGCCAAGTTGATCCTCTGGAAGGGCCACTGCAGCGTCCATCAAATGTTTCAGCCGGAACATGTTGACTATTTTCGCAAGCAATATCCTGGCATCCAGGTTATCGTGCACCCTGAATGTCATGAAAACGTGGTGAATAAAGCGGACCTTGTAGGGTCCACCGAGTACATTATTCAAACGGTAACGAAAGCTCCTGCCGGAACGACTTGGGTGGTTGGTACGGAGTTAAACCTCGTGAATCGTCTCAAAGCCGAACTCACCGATAAGCAGGTTTTTTTCCTTTCCCCGATGGTCTGCCGTTGCGCCACGATGTTTCGGATTGATGCGGCCCACCTCTGTTGGTCGATGGAAAACTTAGCCCAAGGGCAAGTCGTGAATCAGATTTCCGTACCCACGGATGAAAAGGTTTTGGCCAAAGTCGCCCTGGATCGCATGATGGCCCTGAGCTAA
- the ileS gene encoding isoleucine--tRNA ligase: MDYKSTLNLPQTDFPMKANLPQREPRLLAWWAEQRLYHKIQEARSGHPLYLLHDGPPYANGKIHIGHALNKILKDIIIKSKTMAGYRVPYVPGWDCHGLPIEHQVAKQLGEKKKHLSAVELRQMCRDYAGKFYRIQREEFERLGVFGDWERPYLTMDKAYEADIVQEFGKFVEKGGVYKGLKPVLWCTTDQTALAEAEVEYEDHSSPSIFVKFPFERSPKELASGSVFGLPLLAEASQVSIVIWTTTPWTLPANQAIAIHPDLAYAFVRVGDEVLVVAEELVEQVAKTCQWSDYHVLGVKKGNEQFEGLLCSRPLTTGSSPVLLGDFVTLEQGTGCVHIAPGHGMEDYLLALKYNQAPHNSVLHERLQILVPVDHAGRFKQDVEDFSGQPVLKANPDIVDKLEKLGVLVGQGTVEHSYPHCWRCKNPVIFRATEQWFVSMEEGELRSRALKEIDHVRWFPERGRDRIYGMVLNRPDWCLSRQRIWGTPIPGFTCTACGKTLADTEVIAHIVGLVRQHGADVWFEKPVDELLPNGTACPSCGGTKFTKEQDILDVWFESGVSHAAVLKARDANWWPADLYLEGSDQHRGWFHSALLASVTTDGRAPYKAVLTHGFVVDGHGKKMSKSAGNVVAPQDVISQSGADILRLWVASQDYQEDLRISQDILRQMVDAYRKIRNTSRFLLSNLYDFDPLQHRIPYSDLSGIDRWALLRLARMSAAIQKAYDDFDFRQAIHELDYFCSVDMSATYLDVLKDRLYTFPKNSTLRRGAQTVILEIVIALSKCMAPILSFTSEEIWQALPKNAIQGVDSFSVHVSSFPEPDSSWMNADLEREWDSLLAIRTIVQGALEKLRREKVIGAPLEAQVSIRATAKHYDLLKRHESELPALFIVSHVRVNQEQAFVADDGFVSDRELEIMVDVTKAQGNKCERCWNYRSAVGADAEHPNLCDRCLEAIKVCA; the protein is encoded by the coding sequence ATGGATTACAAGTCAACACTCAACTTGCCTCAAACCGACTTTCCGATGAAAGCCAACCTCCCGCAGCGGGAGCCCAGGCTTTTAGCCTGGTGGGCAGAACAGCGGCTGTACCACAAGATTCAGGAGGCGAGATCTGGTCATCCCCTCTATCTTCTGCATGATGGTCCTCCGTACGCCAACGGCAAAATTCACATTGGCCATGCGCTCAACAAGATTCTCAAGGACATCATTATTAAATCCAAAACCATGGCGGGGTATCGTGTTCCCTATGTTCCGGGTTGGGACTGTCACGGGTTGCCGATCGAGCACCAAGTCGCTAAACAGTTGGGAGAAAAGAAAAAGCATCTCTCGGCGGTAGAGTTGAGGCAGATGTGTCGTGACTATGCCGGGAAGTTTTATCGCATTCAACGGGAAGAGTTTGAACGCCTTGGCGTGTTCGGTGATTGGGAGCGTCCCTATCTGACGATGGACAAAGCGTATGAAGCGGATATTGTCCAAGAGTTTGGGAAATTCGTTGAAAAGGGTGGAGTCTATAAAGGTCTGAAGCCCGTTTTATGGTGTACCACCGATCAGACGGCTTTGGCTGAGGCGGAAGTCGAATATGAAGATCATTCATCACCATCAATTTTTGTCAAGTTTCCATTTGAGCGATCGCCAAAGGAGCTTGCCTCAGGTTCGGTATTTGGCCTTCCTCTATTAGCGGAAGCGTCACAGGTTTCGATCGTAATCTGGACCACGACTCCCTGGACCCTGCCGGCCAATCAAGCCATCGCGATCCATCCCGACCTGGCCTATGCCTTTGTGCGCGTCGGTGATGAAGTGTTGGTGGTGGCGGAAGAACTCGTCGAACAGGTCGCCAAGACCTGCCAATGGTCAGACTATCACGTGCTAGGAGTCAAAAAGGGGAACGAGCAATTCGAAGGGTTGTTGTGTTCGCGGCCGCTGACGACAGGGTCTTCTCCTGTCCTCCTTGGCGACTTTGTGACCTTAGAGCAAGGGACGGGGTGTGTGCATATCGCACCTGGGCATGGGATGGAAGACTACCTTCTGGCCCTCAAGTATAACCAGGCGCCACATAATTCCGTCCTGCATGAACGGTTACAGATCCTCGTTCCAGTCGATCATGCCGGTCGCTTCAAGCAGGATGTTGAAGATTTTTCAGGCCAGCCGGTGCTGAAGGCTAATCCGGATATCGTGGACAAGCTGGAAAAATTGGGTGTACTTGTCGGACAGGGTACCGTCGAGCATTCGTACCCTCATTGTTGGCGCTGTAAGAATCCGGTGATATTTCGCGCGACAGAGCAATGGTTTGTGTCGATGGAAGAGGGTGAATTACGATCGCGCGCGTTGAAAGAAATCGATCATGTGCGATGGTTCCCGGAGAGGGGAAGGGACCGCATTTATGGGATGGTCTTGAATCGACCGGATTGGTGTTTGTCGCGTCAGCGAATTTGGGGGACCCCGATCCCAGGGTTCACCTGCACGGCCTGTGGTAAGACGTTGGCCGACACCGAAGTGATCGCGCATATCGTCGGTCTGGTTCGTCAACATGGGGCGGATGTCTGGTTTGAAAAGCCGGTCGATGAGTTGTTGCCGAATGGCACTGCATGTCCATCTTGCGGAGGGACGAAATTTACCAAAGAGCAAGATATTCTAGATGTGTGGTTTGAATCGGGCGTGAGTCATGCTGCAGTCCTGAAAGCTCGTGATGCGAACTGGTGGCCCGCCGACCTCTATCTCGAAGGATCAGATCAACATCGGGGTTGGTTTCACAGCGCGCTGTTGGCTTCCGTGACGACGGATGGACGCGCGCCTTACAAGGCTGTCCTGACGCACGGTTTTGTCGTGGATGGTCACGGGAAGAAAATGTCCAAGTCTGCCGGAAATGTCGTGGCTCCCCAAGATGTCATTAGCCAGTCTGGCGCCGATATTTTACGGTTATGGGTGGCGTCACAGGATTATCAAGAGGACTTACGCATTTCTCAGGACATCCTCAGGCAAATGGTGGATGCGTACCGGAAAATCCGGAATACGTCGCGATTTTTATTGAGCAATCTCTATGACTTTGACCCGCTTCAGCATCGCATTCCGTACTCTGATCTTTCAGGAATCGATCGGTGGGCGCTACTGCGGTTGGCACGGATGAGCGCGGCCATTCAGAAAGCCTATGATGACTTCGATTTCCGGCAGGCCATTCACGAGCTGGATTATTTTTGTTCGGTGGATATGAGCGCCACATATTTGGATGTGTTGAAGGATCGTCTCTATACGTTTCCCAAGAATTCGACTTTGCGGAGAGGAGCCCAAACCGTAATCTTGGAGATCGTGATTGCCTTATCGAAATGCATGGCCCCGATACTGAGTTTTACGTCTGAAGAAATCTGGCAGGCGTTGCCCAAAAATGCCATTCAGGGAGTTGACTCGTTCAGTGTCCATGTTTCTTCGTTTCCCGAACCTGATTCGTCTTGGATGAATGCTGATCTGGAGCGAGAGTGGGATTCTCTTTTGGCCATTCGTACCATTGTGCAGGGTGCATTGGAGAAACTACGGCGCGAGAAGGTGATCGGTGCGCCACTAGAGGCTCAGGTGAGCATTCGCGCGACGGCCAAGCATTATGATCTGTTAAAACGGCACGAATCGGAACTGCCTGCGCTGTTTATCGTGTCTCATGTGCGTGTGAATCAGGAACAGGCGTTTGTCGCCGACGATGGGTTCGTGTCGGATCGAGAGCTTGAGATCATGGTGGATGTGACCAAGGCCCAAGGGAACAAATGTGAACGGTGCTGGAATTATCGATCGGCAGTCGGGGCGGATGCGGAACATCCCAACCTGTGTGATCGCTGTCTCGAAGCCATTAAGGTCTGTGCATGA
- the lspA gene encoding signal peptidase II, which yields MSKRFLVLAVVSLTIIVLDQVTKSYIASKMYLHQSIPVIPEYFSLTYIRNPGAAFGILASSSSGFRMVFFLITSLFALGLLMTIFVRLQPNDWWGQLTIASIFGGAIGNLIDRLQFGEVIDFLDFYVNGYHWPAFNVADMAISIGVCSLFLLFAFEKRKPTLSPQEDPS from the coding sequence ATGAGCAAACGTTTTCTCGTTCTGGCTGTCGTCAGTTTGACGATCATCGTGCTTGATCAAGTCACGAAGTCGTACATTGCCTCGAAGATGTACCTGCATCAATCCATTCCTGTCATCCCAGAATATTTTAGCCTGACGTACATTCGAAACCCTGGCGCGGCCTTTGGCATCTTGGCTTCCAGTAGTAGCGGGTTTCGCATGGTCTTTTTCCTCATCACGTCGCTCTTTGCCCTGGGGCTCCTCATGACGATTTTTGTCCGCTTGCAACCGAACGATTGGTGGGGACAACTGACCATTGCGAGCATTTTCGGGGGCGCCATCGGGAACCTGATCGATCGTCTGCAATTCGGCGAAGTCATCGATTTCCTTGATTTTTACGTGAACGGTTACCATTGGCCTGCCTTTAACGTGGCCGATATGGCTATCAGTATTGGTGTCTGCTCGCTGTTTCTCCTCTTCGCCTTCGAAAAACGCAAACCGACTTTATCTCCCCAAGAAGATCCATCGTAA
- a CDS encoding DUF3391 domain-containing protein, with protein MAFIPIESPQDLRLGLYIKIQGSWFSHPFSKNAFKIKLQKDLETLQGLTKVRLLYDPDRSDPQTEHESVSEEATPYPRVNSASEVRISNDRESMALGQQPPPAHVTVYETPESRREAFLVRRKILRKTDQAYQAVLQQSKLMFQELRTGHSKAIVRASGMIESLNKIVSDPNSSMALMNLMSSPEEVEDFFMHSLNVCTLSMMLAQSFTDDAEDTQTIGIGALFHDIGLLEYERKTRDVKSYRTTLDSKTLREHPEEGNTIAEKFFGTASGCTHIIAHHHERLDGSGYPAGLRGEDIDFFTKIVMVVDEYDELCNHPDICKSLTPYEALCYLYGKRRGPLWDDAVVALVQMLSVYPPGSLVELSDSSLGVVSSINPQTRMAPWVMLYSQDIPREEACIIDLSQEENLAIARSLQPKDVPHNIRDYLNPRRIISYFPSQADEGQNTTLPERLYSAYSE; from the coding sequence ATGGCCTTTATTCCTATCGAATCACCCCAAGATCTTCGCTTAGGGCTATACATCAAAATCCAAGGCTCCTGGTTTAGTCATCCCTTTTCTAAAAATGCCTTCAAGATCAAGCTTCAAAAAGATTTGGAAACCTTGCAAGGACTCACGAAAGTACGGCTCCTTTATGACCCTGACCGTTCAGATCCTCAAACAGAACATGAATCAGTGAGTGAGGAAGCTACGCCGTATCCCAGGGTCAATTCGGCATCAGAGGTACGGATATCGAATGACCGCGAAAGCATGGCCTTGGGCCAGCAACCACCTCCGGCACACGTTACCGTCTATGAGACGCCTGAAAGCAGACGAGAGGCATTTCTCGTACGCCGAAAAATTCTCAGGAAAACAGATCAGGCCTACCAAGCCGTTTTACAACAGAGCAAACTCATGTTTCAGGAATTGCGCACTGGACACTCCAAGGCGATCGTAAGAGCCTCTGGCATGATCGAGTCATTGAATAAAATTGTGAGTGATCCGAACAGCTCCATGGCACTCATGAATTTGATGAGTTCACCTGAAGAAGTTGAAGACTTTTTCATGCATTCGTTAAACGTGTGCACACTCTCGATGATGCTCGCGCAATCGTTTACAGATGATGCCGAAGACACACAGACTATCGGAATTGGCGCCCTCTTTCACGACATCGGGTTGCTGGAATATGAACGGAAAACTCGGGATGTGAAATCTTATCGCACGACACTTGACTCAAAAACCCTTAGAGAACATCCAGAAGAAGGAAATACAATAGCTGAAAAATTCTTTGGAACGGCTTCTGGTTGTACTCATATCATAGCTCACCACCATGAACGCCTTGATGGATCGGGATATCCAGCTGGGTTGCGAGGAGAGGATATCGACTTTTTCACCAAAATTGTCATGGTCGTCGATGAATATGATGAACTCTGTAATCATCCAGACATCTGTAAAAGTCTGACTCCGTATGAAGCCCTCTGTTACCTCTATGGTAAACGCAGAGGCCCACTTTGGGACGATGCGGTCGTCGCGCTCGTCCAAATGTTAAGTGTCTATCCTCCAGGGTCATTGGTAGAATTGTCAGATAGCTCATTGGGCGTCGTCAGCAGCATCAACCCACAAACCCGCATGGCCCCTTGGGTCATGCTCTATTCGCAAGACATTCCACGAGAAGAAGCCTGCATCATCGATCTTTCCCAAGAAGAGAATCTGGCCATTGCCAGAAGTCTTCAACCCAAGGATGTCCCTCACAACATACGAGACTATCTCAATCCTCGTCGTATCATCAGCTATTTTCCGTCCCAAGCTGACGAAGGACAAAACACTACCTTGCCAGAACGCCTGTACAGCGCGTATTCAGAGTGA
- a CDS encoding adenine nucleotide alpha hydrolase family protein, translated as MKCKKCPDQAALKLPRHNTAFCRTHLTDFVRHQVARAIKTQDMFTPENRIMVAVSGGKDSLVLWEILLQLGYRADALYVDQGIGEYSQTSRQKVERFAEKIASPRGAKLTIHDVEEEEGANIPDLANMIRRPTCSACGTVKRYQFNRAALQGGYDVMATGHNLDDEAARLLGNVLHWQEDYLQKQTPNLPASMEGFAKKVKPLYRLTEREIAAYAVVNGIDYIVEECPMSKGAKMLIYKDVLNRLEMESPGTKQTFYWQFLRKQAKTQASHASMTETDQSTLHPCTICGQPTSAETCSYCKMIARARTFAQQS; from the coding sequence ATGAAATGCAAAAAATGTCCCGACCAAGCCGCCTTGAAACTACCACGGCATAATACGGCCTTTTGCCGGACACATTTGACGGATTTTGTCCGTCATCAAGTCGCCCGCGCGATTAAAACCCAAGACATGTTCACTCCAGAAAACCGCATCATGGTAGCCGTTTCCGGAGGAAAAGACAGCCTTGTACTCTGGGAGATCCTGTTACAGCTAGGCTATCGGGCTGACGCGCTCTATGTGGACCAAGGGATAGGTGAGTATTCGCAGACATCGCGTCAGAAAGTCGAACGGTTTGCCGAAAAGATTGCCTCACCCCGCGGCGCCAAACTGACCATTCACGATGTAGAAGAGGAGGAAGGGGCAAATATTCCCGACCTTGCCAACATGATTCGCCGGCCCACATGTTCAGCCTGCGGAACCGTCAAGCGATACCAGTTCAATCGTGCAGCTCTTCAAGGTGGCTATGACGTGATGGCCACCGGACATAATCTGGACGACGAGGCGGCAAGGTTATTGGGAAATGTTCTGCATTGGCAAGAAGACTATCTCCAAAAGCAAACCCCGAACCTACCAGCTTCCATGGAAGGATTCGCCAAAAAGGTGAAGCCCCTGTATCGTCTGACTGAACGGGAAATTGCCGCCTATGCCGTGGTGAATGGCATTGACTACATCGTAGAAGAATGCCCAATGTCAAAAGGGGCTAAGATGCTCATCTATAAGGATGTCCTCAATCGACTCGAGATGGAATCACCCGGGACTAAACAGACCTTTTACTGGCAATTTCTACGAAAACAGGCCAAAACCCAAGCCTCGCACGCGTCAATGACCGAAACCGATCAATCCACCCTTCATCCCTGCACGATCTGTGGGCAACCGACCAGCGCGGAAACATGCTCTTACTGCAAGATGATTGCCCGCGCCAGAACATTCGCCCAGCAATCCTGA
- a CDS encoding thiamine biosynthesis protein ThiS has product MKIHLSHPARDIEISGPKHVRELLKELQLIPEAYLVIRGQDLVTEDELLLDHDIVEIRPVISGGAAV; this is encoded by the coding sequence ATGAAGATTCATCTGAGCCATCCTGCACGAGACATTGAAATTTCAGGGCCCAAACATGTTCGGGAATTGCTAAAAGAGCTGCAGCTGATCCCCGAAGCCTATCTCGTCATTCGCGGACAAGACCTCGTCACCGAAGATGAACTCCTACTAGACCACGACATCGTCGAAATTCGTCCAGTGATATCCGGAGGGGCGGCAGTTTAG